In the genome of Gemmatimonadota bacterium, the window AGATGGCCAAGGACCGCTACGGCTGGGGTTCCGACGACCAGTGGGCCGCCCTCGAGCAACTGTGGACGCGTGAGTCCGGCTGGAACTACAAGGCCGAGAACCCGAGCAGCGGCGCCTACGGCATCCCGCAGTCGCTGCCCGGGTCGAAGATGGCGACCGCCGGTAAGGACTGGCGCACGAATCCGGAGACGCAAATCCGGTGGGGGCTGGACTACATCAAGGGCCGTTACGGCGGACCCAAGCGGGCATGGGCGCACTTCCAGCAGAGGAATTGGTACTGATGATTACCCTCGGCCTGGTCGCCAACGTCGACACCGACGGCGTGTACGTGGTCATGCCCGGTTCGCGCGGGCTGCTGCGTGGGCCGTACGCCACGTTGCAGAATGTCGCGGCAGGCGACAAGGTGCTGGTGGTCACCACCGACGACGGCATCAATGTGATCGTCGGCCTGGCAGGCGCCTCCATCGAGTTCGTCGACACCTCGGCTGACGCCGGTTCGTACGCGGGGCATCATCTGCGCACGGGGACGGAGCGCCGCTGGTTCATCGGCAAGAACAACACCGCCGAGTCCGGATCCGACGCGGGCAGCAACTTCATCATCTGGGCGTACGACGACACCGGCGCCCAGACACACAAGCCGTTTGCGATCTACCGCAACACGGGCCGCATCATCGCCGGACTGTCGGGCGCAAGCGCCGGGATCGACTTGAGCCTCAACGGGCCGCGGGTGCTGCACGGCACGGGCGACCCCAACGGCACCTATGCGGCGCCGGTCGGTTCGACGTTCCACCGCACTGATGGCGGCGCCGGCACCAGTTTCTACGTCAAAGAGTCCGGCACGGGCAACACAGGTTGGGTGGCCAAATGACAGTCACACTCGCGCACCCGTTCCGCATCGACTCCAACGGTGCCGCTGTCACCCTCGAGCAGGGTTCGGCGCGGCACGCCGCGGAGACGTGTGGGCACATCGTGTCGTGTGAGGCCGGTGAGCGGCCGTTGGCGCCGCTGTGGGGGCTGATGGACCCGACTGGTACCCGCATCAACCCCGACGAGATCCGCGCCGTGGTCGGCT includes:
- a CDS encoding transglycosylase SLT domain-containing protein, coding for MAKDRYGWGSDDQWAALEQLWTRESGWNYKAENPSSGAYGIPQSLPGSKMATAGKDWRTNPETQIRWGLDYIKGRYGGPKRAWAHFQQRNWY